In Marmota flaviventris isolate mMarFla1 chromosome 17, mMarFla1.hap1, whole genome shotgun sequence, a single genomic region encodes these proteins:
- the Slc4a1 gene encoding band 3 anion transport protein isoform X2, protein MGDSQEDYEEVLEEILEQEEYEDPGIPVQQVEEPEALPEEPLPTATDYTHVPTGPGTHEVYVELHELVMDEKNQELQWMEAARWMLLEENLGQNGVWGRRHLSYHTFWSLLELQKIFAKSTVLLDLKETSLAGVANQLLDSFIYEEQIRPEDREELLRTLLLKHSHARDLEDLGGVKPAVLLRSGEPSQPLLSQQPSLETQLFCEQGEQSTEGSSPSGILEKIPPGSEATLVLVGRADFLKQPVLGFVRLQEAMELDAIDPSVPVRFLFVLLGPKPYYTDYIQLGRAAATLMSERVFRTDAYLAQSRRELVHSLEGFLDCSLVLPPTDAPSEQALLSLVPVQRELLRRRYLSSTAKPDPNFYKDLGLNGGPGVPGGPDDPLQRTGRLFGGLVRDIRRRYPLYLSDITDALSPQVLAAVIFIYFAALSPAITFGGLLGEKTQNQIGVSELLISTAVQGIIFALLGAQPLLVVGFSGPLLVFEEAFFSFCENHNMEYIVGRAWIGFWLILLVVLVVAFEGSFLVRFITRYTQEIFSFLISLIFIYETFSKLIKIFQDHPLKDQYEPPVIVKSKPQVALPNTALFSLVLMAGTFFFAMTLRKFKNSSYFPGKLRRIIGDFGVPISILLMVLVDYFTGITYTQKLSVPDGLKVSNSSARGWVIHPLGLYSEFPIWMMFASALPALLVFILIFLESQITTLIVSKPERKMIKGSGFHLDLLLVVGMGGVAALFGMPWLSATTVRSVTHANALTVMGKASAPGAAAQIQEVKEQRISGLLVSVLVGLSILMEPILSRIPLAVLFGIFLYMGVTSLSGIQLFDRILLLCKPPKYHPDVPFVKRVRTWRMHMFTCIQILCLAGLWAVKSTSASLALPFILILTVPLRHFLLPCIFSKLELQCLDANDAKVTFDEEEGRDEYDEVPMPV, encoded by the exons CTCTCCCCGAGGAACCACTGCCAACAGCCACAGACTACACCCACGTCCCCACAGGCCCGGGCACCCACGAG GTGTACGTGGAGCTTCACGAACTAGTGATGGATGAGAAGAACCAGGAGCTACAATGGATGGAGGCAGCGCGCTGGATGCTACTGGAGGAAAACCTGGGGCAGAATGGGGTCTGGGGCCGCCGGCACCTGTCTTACCATACCTTCTGGAGTCTCCTGGAACtgcagaaaatctttgccaaga GTACTGTCCTCCTGGACCTGAAGGAGACTTCCCTGGCTGGAGTGGCCAACCAGCTGCTGGATAGCTTTATCTACGAGGAGCAGATCCGGCCTGAGGACAGAGAGGAACTGCTCCGGACCCTGCTGCTCAAACACAG CCATGCCCGAGACCTGGAGGACCTGGGAGGGGTGAAGCCCGCAGTCCTGTTACGCTCTGGGGAGCCTTCTCAGCCTCTGCTCTCCCAACAGCCCTCGCTAGAGACACAGCTCTTCTGTGAACAG GGAGAGCAGAGCACAGAAGGTTCCTCACCATCTGGAATTCTGGAAAAGATCCCCCCGGGTTCCGAGGCTACCCTGGTGCTAGTGG GCCGCGCCGACTTCTTGAAGCAGCCAGTGCTGGGCTTTGTCCGGCTGCAAGAAGCCATGGAGCTGGACGCCATCGACCCTTCTGTGCCTGTGCGCTTCCTCTTTGTGTTGCTGGGCCCCAAGCCCTATTACACCGACTATATTCAGCTTGGCCGGGCTGCTGCCACCCTCATGTCAGAAAGG GTGTTCCGCACAGATGCCTACCTCGCCCAGAGCCGGAGGGAGCTGGTGCACTCCCTGGAGGGCTTTCTGGACTGCAGCCTGGTGCTGCCTCCCACGGATGCCCCCTCTGAGCAGGCCTTGCTCAGCCTGGTGCCTGTGCAGAGGGAGCTGCTTCGGAGACGCTACCTGTCCAGCACTGCCAAGCCAGACCCCAACTTCTACAAGGACCTAG GCTTGAATGGGGGCCCAGGGGTCCCTGGTGGCCCAGATGACCCTCTGCAGCGCACAGGCCGGCTCTTTGGGGGCCTGGTGCGGGACATCCGGCGCCGCTACCCCCTCTACCTGAGTGACATCACAGATGCACTCAGCCCCCAGGTCCTGGCTGCTGTCATCTTCATCTACTTTGCTGCCCTGTCACCTGCCATCACCTTTGGTGGCCTCCTGG GAGAAAAGACCCAGAACCAGATAGGGGTGTCAGAACTGCTCATCTCTACTGCGGTGCAGGGCATTATCTTTGCCCTCCTGGGGGCTCAGCCGCTGCTGGTGGTTGGCTTCTCAGGACCCCTGCTGGTGTTTGAGGAAGCCTTCTTCTCG TTCTGCGAGAACCATAACATGGAGTACATCGTGGGCCGTGCCTGGATCGGCTTCTGGCTTATCCTGCTGGTGGTGCTGGTGGTAGCCTTCGAGGGCAGCTTCCTGGTGCGCTTCATCACCCGTTATACTCAGGAgatcttctccttcctcatctccCTCATCTTCATCTACGAGACCTTCTCCAAGCTGATCAAG ATTTTCCAGGACCACCCGCTGAAGGACCAGTATGAACCGCCCGTAATAGTAAAGTCCAAACCTCAGGTGGCCCTGCCCAACACAGCCCTCTTCTCCCTTGTGCTCATGGCTGGCACCTTCTTCTTTGCCATGACTCTAcgcaagttcaagaacagctcCTACTTCCCTGGCAAG CTGCGTCGGATCATCGGGGACTTTGGGGTTCCCATCTCCATCCTCCTCATGGTCCTGGTGGATTACTTCACCGGCATAACCTACACCCAG AAACTCTCAGTGCCTGATGGCCTCAAAGTGTCCAACTCCTCAGCCCGAGGCTGGGTCATCCACCCATTGGGCTTATACTCCGAGTTCCCCATCTGGATGATGTTCGCCTCTGCCCTGCCTGCCCTGCTGGTCTTCATCCTCATATTCCTTGAGTCTCAGATCACCAC GTTGATTGTCAGCAAACCCGAGCGCAAGATGATAAAGGGCTCCGGCTTTCACCTGGACCTGCTGCTAGTTGTGGGCATGGGTGGAGTGGCCGCCCTTTTTGGGATGCCCTGGCTCAGTGCCACCACGGTGCGTTCAGTCACCCATGCCAACGCCCTTACCGTCATGGGCAAGGCCAGCGCGCCAGGGGCTGCAGCCCAGATCCAGGAGGTCAAGGAGCAGAGGATCAGCGGGCTCCTGGTGTCTGTGCTTGTGG GCTTGTCCATCCTCATGGAGCCCATCCTGTCCCGCATCCCCCTGGCCGTGCTGTTTGGCATCTTCCTGTACATGGGGGTCACGTCCCTCAGCGGCATCCAGCTCTTTGACCGCATCTTGCTTCTATGCAAGCCTCCCAAGTACCACCCGGACGTGCCCTTCGTCAAGCGG GTGAGGACCTGGCGTATGCACATGTTCACCTGCATCCAGATCCTCTGCCTGGCAGGGCTGTGGGCGGTGAAGTCCACCTCTGCGTCACTGGCCCTGCCCTTCATCCTCATCCTCACTGTGCCCCTGCGGCACTTCCTGCTGCCCTGCATCTTCAGCAAGCTGGAGCTCCAGTGT CTGGATGCCAATGACGCCAAGGTGACCTTTGATGAAGAGGAAGGTCGAGATGAATACGACGAGGTGCCCATGCCTGTGTGA
- the Slc4a1 gene encoding band 3 anion transport protein isoform X1 yields MGDSQEDYEEVLEEILEQEEYEDPGIPVQQVEEPEALPEEPLPTATDYTHVPTGPGTHEAHGPQVYVELHELVMDEKNQELQWMEAARWMLLEENLGQNGVWGRRHLSYHTFWSLLELQKIFAKSTVLLDLKETSLAGVANQLLDSFIYEEQIRPEDREELLRTLLLKHSHARDLEDLGGVKPAVLLRSGEPSQPLLSQQPSLETQLFCEQGEQSTEGSSPSGILEKIPPGSEATLVLVGRADFLKQPVLGFVRLQEAMELDAIDPSVPVRFLFVLLGPKPYYTDYIQLGRAAATLMSERVFRTDAYLAQSRRELVHSLEGFLDCSLVLPPTDAPSEQALLSLVPVQRELLRRRYLSSTAKPDPNFYKDLGLNGGPGVPGGPDDPLQRTGRLFGGLVRDIRRRYPLYLSDITDALSPQVLAAVIFIYFAALSPAITFGGLLGEKTQNQIGVSELLISTAVQGIIFALLGAQPLLVVGFSGPLLVFEEAFFSFCENHNMEYIVGRAWIGFWLILLVVLVVAFEGSFLVRFITRYTQEIFSFLISLIFIYETFSKLIKIFQDHPLKDQYEPPVIVKSKPQVALPNTALFSLVLMAGTFFFAMTLRKFKNSSYFPGKLRRIIGDFGVPISILLMVLVDYFTGITYTQKLSVPDGLKVSNSSARGWVIHPLGLYSEFPIWMMFASALPALLVFILIFLESQITTLIVSKPERKMIKGSGFHLDLLLVVGMGGVAALFGMPWLSATTVRSVTHANALTVMGKASAPGAAAQIQEVKEQRISGLLVSVLVGLSILMEPILSRIPLAVLFGIFLYMGVTSLSGIQLFDRILLLCKPPKYHPDVPFVKRVRTWRMHMFTCIQILCLAGLWAVKSTSASLALPFILILTVPLRHFLLPCIFSKLELQCLDANDAKVTFDEEEGRDEYDEVPMPV; encoded by the exons CTCTCCCCGAGGAACCACTGCCAACAGCCACAGACTACACCCACGTCCCCACAGGCCCGGGCACCCACGAG GCCCATGGGCCGCAGGTGTACGTGGAGCTTCACGAACTAGTGATGGATGAGAAGAACCAGGAGCTACAATGGATGGAGGCAGCGCGCTGGATGCTACTGGAGGAAAACCTGGGGCAGAATGGGGTCTGGGGCCGCCGGCACCTGTCTTACCATACCTTCTGGAGTCTCCTGGAACtgcagaaaatctttgccaaga GTACTGTCCTCCTGGACCTGAAGGAGACTTCCCTGGCTGGAGTGGCCAACCAGCTGCTGGATAGCTTTATCTACGAGGAGCAGATCCGGCCTGAGGACAGAGAGGAACTGCTCCGGACCCTGCTGCTCAAACACAG CCATGCCCGAGACCTGGAGGACCTGGGAGGGGTGAAGCCCGCAGTCCTGTTACGCTCTGGGGAGCCTTCTCAGCCTCTGCTCTCCCAACAGCCCTCGCTAGAGACACAGCTCTTCTGTGAACAG GGAGAGCAGAGCACAGAAGGTTCCTCACCATCTGGAATTCTGGAAAAGATCCCCCCGGGTTCCGAGGCTACCCTGGTGCTAGTGG GCCGCGCCGACTTCTTGAAGCAGCCAGTGCTGGGCTTTGTCCGGCTGCAAGAAGCCATGGAGCTGGACGCCATCGACCCTTCTGTGCCTGTGCGCTTCCTCTTTGTGTTGCTGGGCCCCAAGCCCTATTACACCGACTATATTCAGCTTGGCCGGGCTGCTGCCACCCTCATGTCAGAAAGG GTGTTCCGCACAGATGCCTACCTCGCCCAGAGCCGGAGGGAGCTGGTGCACTCCCTGGAGGGCTTTCTGGACTGCAGCCTGGTGCTGCCTCCCACGGATGCCCCCTCTGAGCAGGCCTTGCTCAGCCTGGTGCCTGTGCAGAGGGAGCTGCTTCGGAGACGCTACCTGTCCAGCACTGCCAAGCCAGACCCCAACTTCTACAAGGACCTAG GCTTGAATGGGGGCCCAGGGGTCCCTGGTGGCCCAGATGACCCTCTGCAGCGCACAGGCCGGCTCTTTGGGGGCCTGGTGCGGGACATCCGGCGCCGCTACCCCCTCTACCTGAGTGACATCACAGATGCACTCAGCCCCCAGGTCCTGGCTGCTGTCATCTTCATCTACTTTGCTGCCCTGTCACCTGCCATCACCTTTGGTGGCCTCCTGG GAGAAAAGACCCAGAACCAGATAGGGGTGTCAGAACTGCTCATCTCTACTGCGGTGCAGGGCATTATCTTTGCCCTCCTGGGGGCTCAGCCGCTGCTGGTGGTTGGCTTCTCAGGACCCCTGCTGGTGTTTGAGGAAGCCTTCTTCTCG TTCTGCGAGAACCATAACATGGAGTACATCGTGGGCCGTGCCTGGATCGGCTTCTGGCTTATCCTGCTGGTGGTGCTGGTGGTAGCCTTCGAGGGCAGCTTCCTGGTGCGCTTCATCACCCGTTATACTCAGGAgatcttctccttcctcatctccCTCATCTTCATCTACGAGACCTTCTCCAAGCTGATCAAG ATTTTCCAGGACCACCCGCTGAAGGACCAGTATGAACCGCCCGTAATAGTAAAGTCCAAACCTCAGGTGGCCCTGCCCAACACAGCCCTCTTCTCCCTTGTGCTCATGGCTGGCACCTTCTTCTTTGCCATGACTCTAcgcaagttcaagaacagctcCTACTTCCCTGGCAAG CTGCGTCGGATCATCGGGGACTTTGGGGTTCCCATCTCCATCCTCCTCATGGTCCTGGTGGATTACTTCACCGGCATAACCTACACCCAG AAACTCTCAGTGCCTGATGGCCTCAAAGTGTCCAACTCCTCAGCCCGAGGCTGGGTCATCCACCCATTGGGCTTATACTCCGAGTTCCCCATCTGGATGATGTTCGCCTCTGCCCTGCCTGCCCTGCTGGTCTTCATCCTCATATTCCTTGAGTCTCAGATCACCAC GTTGATTGTCAGCAAACCCGAGCGCAAGATGATAAAGGGCTCCGGCTTTCACCTGGACCTGCTGCTAGTTGTGGGCATGGGTGGAGTGGCCGCCCTTTTTGGGATGCCCTGGCTCAGTGCCACCACGGTGCGTTCAGTCACCCATGCCAACGCCCTTACCGTCATGGGCAAGGCCAGCGCGCCAGGGGCTGCAGCCCAGATCCAGGAGGTCAAGGAGCAGAGGATCAGCGGGCTCCTGGTGTCTGTGCTTGTGG GCTTGTCCATCCTCATGGAGCCCATCCTGTCCCGCATCCCCCTGGCCGTGCTGTTTGGCATCTTCCTGTACATGGGGGTCACGTCCCTCAGCGGCATCCAGCTCTTTGACCGCATCTTGCTTCTATGCAAGCCTCCCAAGTACCACCCGGACGTGCCCTTCGTCAAGCGG GTGAGGACCTGGCGTATGCACATGTTCACCTGCATCCAGATCCTCTGCCTGGCAGGGCTGTGGGCGGTGAAGTCCACCTCTGCGTCACTGGCCCTGCCCTTCATCCTCATCCTCACTGTGCCCCTGCGGCACTTCCTGCTGCCCTGCATCTTCAGCAAGCTGGAGCTCCAGTGT CTGGATGCCAATGACGCCAAGGTGACCTTTGATGAAGAGGAAGGTCGAGATGAATACGACGAGGTGCCCATGCCTGTGTGA